In one Cryptococcus deuterogattii R265 chromosome 11, complete sequence genomic region, the following are encoded:
- a CDS encoding membrane transporter has protein sequence MSGSKHFDDEKNVGGAAVDVSVLPAISDDAHHVQLQDVDEAAAFVAGWEGEITEEMNTRIRRKCDWHLLPLMMTLYFVQFTDKTTLGSSAILGIKTDTHLSQAQYNWLGTIFYLSYLIFEWPQAVALQKFPPGKWMACNILVWAVCLCCHAACKNFAGLFVCRFFLGVCEGSITAGFLILTSMFYTQEEATQRVGYWFLMNGTAQIFNGVVSFGVYHVNPDIIAPWKVYMLITGLLTLAVGLCFWFFIPNNPMTAYFLTKEERIIAIERLRGKSTGIENKTWKKEQFIEALTDWKCWAFAIYAGSNNVANSLTNMTSLIINSFGFTVWQTTLLGTVSGAIEILTIWSSVLVIKKFPNARGYVGASYSIPNIVSGILLVALPWTAKGALLFAVYLGGVGTPGFVLSLSWCSTSNTGHTKKATANAMLLIGYCLGNLLSPQMWEAKYAPRYYVPWGIILGTYVLNPIILLGIRFFLNRENRRRDRLVEKGELVQEKFVDEYGEEIDPTFLDMTDHKNLSFRYPL, from the exons ATGTCTGGCAGCAAACattttgatgatgagaaaaaTGTCGGCGGCGCCGCTGTCGATGTTAGCGTGTTACCAGCAATCAGCGATGATGCGCACCACGTTCAGCTTCAAGATGTCGATGAAGCAGCCGCTTTTGTGGCTGGttgggagggagagattacagaggagatgaatACAAGGATTAGAAGGAAATGTGATTGGCATCTTTTGCCTCTCAT GATGACCCTCTACTTTGTTCAATTCACGG ATAAAACCACTCTTGGTTCTTCAGCTATCTTGGGTATAAAG ACCGATACTCACCTTTCACAAGCCCAGTACAA CTGGCTCGGAACAATCTTTTATCTTTCTTACTTAATTTTTGAGTGGCCACAAGCTGTGGCTCTGCAAAAGTTCCCTCCGGGAAAGTGGAT GGCTTGTAACATTCTCGTCTGGGCTGT TTGTCTTTGTTGTCACGCGGCTTGCAAGAACTTTGCTGGCCTAT TTGTTTGTCGATTTTTCCTCGGTGTCTGTGAGGGAAGTATCACAGCTGGCTTCTTGATTTTG ACCAGTATGTTCTATACCCAAGAGGAAGCAACTCAGCGCGTCGGCTAC TGGTTCTTAATGAACGGTACAGCCCAAATCTTCAACGGTGTAGTGTCTTTCGGAGTGTACCACGTCAACCCGGACATCATCGCCCCATGGAAAGTCTACATGCTCATTACCGGTCTCCTCACTCTTGCCGTCGGTCTCTGCTTCtggttcttcatccccaacaACCCCATGACGGCCTATTTCCTTActaaggaagagagaatcATCGCTATTGAGCGATTAAGGGGTAAGAGTACCGGTATCGAGAACAagacttggaagaaggaacaaTTCATTGAGGCGCTCACCGACTGGAAGTGCTGGGCGTTTGCCATTTACGCTGGCTCGAACAACGTCGCCAACTCTCTTACCAACATGACCAGCTTGATCATCA ACTCCTTTGGTTTCACTGTCTGGCAAACTACACTTCTGGGTACTGTTTCCGGTGCCATCGAGATTCTCACCATCTGGTCCTCTGTCCTTGTCATCAAAAAATTCCCCAACGCCCGAGGATACGTCGGCGCATCGTATTCTATCCCTAATATTGTCTCCGGTATTTTGCTCGTTGCTCTACCCTGGACAGCCAAGGGTGCTTTGCTCTTTGCAGTCTATTTGGGCGGTGTGGGTACACCTGGTTTCGTCCTTTCTCTGTCGTGGTGCTCAACTTCCAACACTGGGCACACGAAGAAGGCTACTGCAAACGCGATGCTTCTTATCGGATACT GTCTCGGTAATCTCCTTTCTCCGCAGATGTGGGAAGCCAAGTACGCTCCTCGGTACTATGTTCCCTGGGGTATTATCCTTGGTACTTACGTTCTCAACCCTATCATCCTT CTCGGAATCCGGTTTTTCCTCAACCGCGAGAACAGGCGTCGAGACAGACTCgttgagaagggagagcTGGTACAAGAGAAGTTTGTGGATGAGTAcggagaggagattgatCCTACCTTTTTGGATATGACCGAC CACAAGAACCTGTCTTTCAGGTATCCTCTTTAA